From one Sparus aurata chromosome 16, fSpaAur1.1, whole genome shotgun sequence genomic stretch:
- the lrrc57 gene encoding leucine-rich repeat-containing protein 57 gives MGNSALKSHLETSQKTGVFQLTAKGLQEFPEELQRLTSNLRTVDLSGNKIEVLPASIGNFLQLKSLTLNSNKLTCIPGEISKLKKLETLCLNGNRIQQLPPTLGQLKALRTLSLSGNQFSEFPSGLGTLRHLDLLDLSRNQIQNVPAEVSELQAIEINLNQNQISILSAAVATCPRLKVLRLEENCLELSSIPVSILRDSQVSLFSVEGNLFEVKNLRDLEGYDKYMERFTATKKKFA, from the exons ATGGGGAACAGTGCACTGAAGTCTCACCTGGAGACCTCCCAGAAGACTGGGGTGTTCCAGCTGACAGCGAAGGGGCTCCAGGAG tttccagaggagctgcagcgccTCACCAGTAACCTGCGGACCGTGGATCTGTCGGGGAACAAGATCGAGGTTCTTCCTGCCTCTATCGGAAACTTCCTGCAGCTCAAGAGTCTGACGCTCAACTCCAACAAACTCA CCTGCATCCCCGGTGAGATCTCCAAGCTGAAGAAACTGGAGACTCTGTGTCTGAATGGGAACCGGATCCAGCAGCTGCCCCCCACTCTGGGCCAGCTCAAAGCTCTGCGGACCCTCAGCCTGTCCGGGAACCAGTTCTCAGAGTTCCCCTCCGGACTGGGAACCCTGAGGCATCTGGACCTGCTGGACCTGTCCCGCAACCAGATCCAGAATGTCCCCGCGGAGGTGTCAGAGCTGCAGGCCATCGAGATCAACCTCAACCAGAACCAG ATCTCCATCCTGTCGGCGGCGGTGGCCACGTGTCCCCGTCTGAAGGTCCTCCGTCTGGAGGAGAACTGTCTGGAGCTGTCCTCCATCCCTGTGTCCATCCTGAGGGACTCCCAGgtgtctctgttctctgtggAGGGAAACCTGTTCGAGGTGAAGAATCTCCGAGACCTGGAGGGATACGACAAG TACatggagcggttcacagccacCAAGAAGAAGTTTGCCTGA
- the haus2 gene encoding HAUS augmin-like complex subunit 2, with translation MLQWDLSPFTVTPAASLLSRCVSRGAVSQEDIDSASSRLSPAFSSQVHKAEQRIRTQKQLDKLQLQTELLKMEKRSADVTHTFHLTQRFHMLQRFCDHLQDLLKDQNSLRQRLMKPLGRTNLPVQAHLHRSVVDVMSMLLDFIETLEEKTTSVRCSDTARDQLSRLNTSLAQLLSHVAEVEGLSNQVLRWKEVHSSCMLSDRSA, from the exons ATGCTGCAGTGGGATCTGTCTCCGTTCACAGTGACTCCAGCTGCCAGCCTGCTGTCCAGATGTGTGTCCAGAGGAGCTGTGTCTCAG GAGGACATAGACTCCGCCTCCTCCAGACTGAGCCCCGCCTTCTCCTCTCAAGTGCACAAGGCTGAACAGCGAATCAGAACACAGAAACAGCTGGACAAG ctgcagcttcagacggagctgctgaagatggagaagaggagCGCTGAcgtcacacacaccttccacCTCA CTCAGAGGTTCCACATGTTGCAGAGGTTCTGTGATCACCTGCAGGACCTCCTGAAGGATCAGAACAGTCTGAGGCAGAGGCTGATGAAACCTCTGGGCCGAACTAACCTGCCTGTTCAGGCTCACCTGCACAG GTCCGTGGTGGACGTGATGTCGATGCTGCTGGACTTCATAGAGACTCTGGAGGAGAAGACGACGTCGGTCCGCTGCAGCGACACCGCCAGAGACCAGCTGAGTCGGCTG AACACCTCTCTCGCCCAGTTACTGTCCCACGTAGCAGAGGTGGAGGGATTGTCCAATCAGGTTCTCCGGTGGAAGGAGGTCCACAGCAGCTGCATGTTGAGTGACAGGTCTGCCTGA